The sequence TGAAGAGGAGAGGCAACGACTTCTTAAACACCATGCAACTAAACTCCTTGGATATTTACCTAAGGTATGAGGCTGCATGAATAATTCTATACAGGTTCATATGTTCTGTAGTTGAAGCATGCATGTACAggatatgcatgtgtgtgactgtcagtGTAACTGTTTTCAGGGCTTGCTCCGAGAGGATGACCTCGAGCACTTTGATGAGGACTTCAGGAGCAACTTTCAGAAACGTCAGGCGAATATCTTCTCTGAGGAAGGCTGGGGAGGCGATGAATAACTTTCATTTTAAAAGTTTTATGCTataccactagatggcagtctAAGCTTGAAGTGAAAAAATTAAGTTCCAATTTTTAGTGGCAGCAAAGCCCTCAAGATATCATAGCATATGTTGATTCAGtaacaataaaattatttcATCTTATTTTGTAACAAACTTGTCTTTATTAGGATACTATTGGACAGACATCAACATCACTCCAAACAATTACCAAAATAAAATTCACAGCTTTTCTGAGGTTTTCTGGTGGCTGAACGTGATAATGGGAAGGAATTAAGATCCGATCTTGCCTTGTTATGCTGTCACACTAATCAAATGCAGGAGAGTGGACTACCCTCCTGTactccactacacacacacatctctataAATATCCATTAACATGCATATCTAACAGGGTTGCTTTCTTTGTCCAAGAAATGAAATGCTGAATCTTCCACTGCTCTATGACTTCCCCCAGTCAAGAGCTGTCATGAATTCCTCTTCTGTGAACGACAACAGCTTGGCAGCTTCAAAGTGCATCTGCTCCGAGTAAGAAAACACTCACAATTAGACTCTGATTAAAAAGTAATTCGCTTTGATACACTGTTAACTCTCTTGCGTACAGAAACTTACTTTTTGTCTTTTGAGAATGTCTATCAACTTGAGCTGTTTCTTAAAACCCACAATGAGTtctgctttctgcttttttaGCATGTTGTTTTCAGCAAGTAGATTTTCTTTGTTCTGATGATCCTCATTTATCTTGTCCTTATTAGATAGAAAAAGAGACTGAAATTAGTACAAGATTAGCAGAACTGAAAATCTGCATTCTGGGGCCTCAATTACCAAAGTACTTGAATTACATCTTCATAATGATCAAGAGGATTTCTGAAAAACATGCGTATGCATTATTTATGAGATGAACTGCACTTATTTAAGGTTACATACACGTACCTCAGGCTTATGTATGTGTCATATAAAGCACAAACTAACTACACTTCCAACGCATGTGAACAAGCTCAACTGCAGCTGCGGCCAAATGACTTCACTTATAAAGAGCTCAATCTGTCAGATCCAATATATGGAAGACTTCCTATATCAGATTTGTTAGCATCAAAGGCAGAATATGAAcaactttaaaggaaaatattATCAAGTCTAGCAACATATGATATGAACTGTTTAGCACATTTTTGACAGTAAGGAAATTTAGCTCACGACAACATTTTTAACCCacattttgtgctatttttACTCACATTTGGGATTTCCACATTCATATACATTCTACAATATCTTTTCCAGTTAAGATGGAGCACTTTCTGTAAATCAAGCAATCTAATTTTTCAAACATTGTGACAAGAAACAATGTCATTTAAATCCGCATCTTTACCCACCAGGTGTTTTAATAATTGAAACTACTTTCACACTTGAATATCTCCAGTATTTAAACatagtgtgtgtttatctggtAACTTACTTACCTTATTCATCTGCTTCATCTTATTCAGCTGAGCCTTTaacctctccacctcctccaaggATCTGTTCAGACGGACCTCTACAGTGTTGTGGTTGCCTGCTGCTTGTTTGTGGGATCTGTTCAAACTTTCTATTTCCTGCAGAGAACATAAGCAACTATTAACAAGCACTGCCTAAGTTGTGTAAGTGCATCAGGCGTGTGCATTTTTTGATTTTGTACATCACAAGTATTGGACGAATATCAGATTTTACCAtctttcactgaaaatgaatcttACCTGTTTTGCAGTCTATCATATTGTCAATCTTTACATAATATCCTTTAAAAATCCTTGACACTTTACACTGTACCTCAGACGGTAATCTGTCACTGACACAAACCTTTTGTAAACCAGCCACTTGCAGTTGGAGACCATCACATTTTCTGCCGGACTCCTCCGCTAAAGTTCTGTGCTTCTCTATCTGTGCTTGCTGAATGTTTGTGGTCTTCTGCAGTCTGGCTCGGTCCTCCGCAATCTCCTTTATTTTTGTGCTAAGCTTAGCGTTTTCATCATCCTGCAACAACAGAGACACGATCTTAAGTACATACAATATCCTTAAAAGTGATCTGCTCCTTCAACATATGAGCTTAAAATGATGGATTAGAAACAAGGATCTACAGAATATGCAAAAGATAATGCAACCACCAATGTAACGTCCTCTTGATTTGGTGCTTATTTCCAAGCATGGATTAGATTGGGGGAAGAGGGGACAAATTTAGATCCTGGTGTGTTAAGGGACTCTTAACACGCCTGTCTTTAGAATGATTGTCCACAAGCTGTAACTGGTTTTCTCAAACATATATGTGTCAAATTTGTTTCCACCCTGTGCTGCACTTGTTGGTTGGGTAGTTGCCGTTAATTTTTTCAGTCAACAGAGCTGAGAGTGACGCTCTGTCCCCCTCTGCTGATACACAGGAGCTTCTTACAGGAGCTTGCTTACTCATTAGTTTTGAAGTATCTTACTCATGCATGCTTGCTGACATGACTTGAACCCCAGTATCTCCTGTTTACTGGACTAGTGCTTTATCCAACTAAGCCACCTCTCCAAACCATCTGCCATCTGCATCATATTACTTGGTTTGATATCATTTTTATGGAGTTTCTGCCTTATTAGATAGTACACAGTGATAAGTGATAGGGAATacaggggaaggagggggataACCTGCAACAAAGGTCATTGTCCAGATTCAAACCTATTGTGAGTACATGGTCACACTCAGCCAGACtgatagttttagtttagtcATTGTTATCTGTAAATTTACAATACCTTCTTACAACATTCATATGATATTCGATCCAGTTCCTCTTGCATAATCCGTAGTTTTGCCTTCAGAACGCGTATCTGAGCAtctgaaatgacaaaaaaaaacagaacaatgaGCAAAATCAGATATAAAGTGCCTGGAGGGTAGTTTTCAATCCCCCAAAAAACTTTTGCAAAATTATTTGTTAACTTATTTGTTACCTGATCCCACGGTGTC is a genomic window of Centroberyx gerrardi isolate f3 chromosome 1, fCenGer3.hap1.cur.20231027, whole genome shotgun sequence containing:
- the tex9 gene encoding testis-expressed protein 9, with product MQEELDRISYECCKKDDENAKLSTKIKEIAEDRARLQKTTNIQQAQIEKHRTLAEESGRKCDGLQLQVAGLQKEIESLNRSHKQAAGNHNTVEVRLNRSLEEVERLKAQLNKMKQMNKDKINEDHQNKENLLAENNMLKKQKAELIVGFKKQLKLIDILKRQKMHFEAAKLLSFTEEEFMTALDWGKS